One segment of Saprospiraceae bacterium DNA contains the following:
- a CDS encoding sensor histidine kinase translates to MNKQKWHIYAGHTLYWLLFFLFDWLATSGKVGRVESGLLLKEAFINFVSAALLAYSSIYWFRANWFDGRYRRLAVGVLVFIVAAGFFKHALKTLFLYLPMLGTHLADVPSWLNYWKPRYVLGSIVSPVLQASIVVMGYFFALWTRQQRLIEKAKREKVEAELELLKSQVEPHFIFNTLNNIYYLAQNNHPRTGEMIYRLAQLLSFMLYDSRKSLIPVEKELDYIRDYVNLERIRYGENLDISVNVFGVLKDALVPPLLLLPLVENAFKHGIAPVGKGWIRVDVSRRNGSVVCKVENSVPEQILEKAEKNEASGLGLKNLGNRLEALFPQNHELKILRGKESFLSVLSIPL, encoded by the coding sequence GTGAACAAACAGAAATGGCATATCTACGCGGGGCATACGCTTTATTGGCTGCTCTTTTTCCTGTTCGATTGGCTCGCCACGAGCGGCAAGGTGGGGCGTGTGGAATCAGGGTTGTTGCTCAAGGAAGCATTTATCAACTTTGTGTCTGCCGCGCTGCTGGCGTATAGTTCGATTTATTGGTTTCGGGCCAATTGGTTCGATGGGCGTTATCGGCGGCTGGCGGTGGGCGTGTTGGTGTTCATAGTAGCGGCGGGTTTTTTCAAACACGCCCTCAAAACCCTATTTTTGTACCTGCCCATGCTCGGCACCCACCTTGCAGACGTGCCTTCGTGGCTCAACTACTGGAAGCCACGCTATGTGCTGGGCAGCATCGTGTCGCCTGTGTTGCAGGCGAGCATTGTGGTCATGGGCTATTTTTTTGCGTTGTGGACGCGGCAGCAGCGACTTATCGAAAAGGCCAAGCGGGAAAAAGTAGAGGCCGAACTGGAATTGTTGAAATCGCAAGTGGAGCCGCATTTTATTTTCAACACCCTGAACAACATATATTATCTGGCCCAAAACAACCACCCGCGCACGGGCGAGATGATTTACCGGCTGGCACAACTCCTGAGCTTTATGCTCTACGACAGCCGAAAATCGCTCATTCCGGTTGAAAAAGAGCTGGACTACATACGCGACTATGTCAACCTCGAACGCATCCGCTACGGCGAAAACCTCGACATTTCGGTCAATGTTTTTGGCGTGCTGAAAGACGCGCTCGTACCCCCGCTGTTACTTTTGCCTTTGGTTGAAAATGCTTTCAAGCACGGTATCGCCCCGGTAGGGAAAGGTTGGATCCGGGTGGACGTGTCGCGGCGCAACGGCTCCGTCGTGTGCAAAGTGGAGAACAGCGTACCGGAACAAATACTCGAGAAAGCGGAGAAAAACGAGGCTTCGGGGCTGGGATTGAAAAATTTGGGAAACCGCCTCGAGGCTTTGTTCCCTCAAAATCACGAACTCAAAATCCTGCGCGGCAAGGAGAGTTTTTTGTCTGTGCTCTCGATACCTCTTTAA
- a CDS encoding response regulator transcription factor: protein MIHCLIVEDEPLAAELLKSYIEKVPDLTLASHCSSAVDAFGTLQRQQVDLMFLDIRMPRLTGLELLKTLQHPPPVILTTAYRDYAVESYDYDVLDYLVKPIQFDRFLKAIGKYYQRQTAQTPVTQQIPDTFEQAYLFFRVDREQQKVWLKDILYIEGLGDYVKIFTASGPIVTYERLSYLEEKLPEEHFLRVHKSYIICMDKVQSFSGSAVKVLGKQIPVGRMYKDRLERFGR from the coding sequence ATGATTCACTGCTTAATAGTCGAAGACGAACCACTCGCGGCGGAACTCTTGAAATCTTACATCGAGAAAGTACCCGACCTGACGTTGGCCTCCCATTGCAGCTCCGCGGTGGATGCTTTTGGCACGCTCCAGCGCCAGCAGGTGGACCTCATGTTCCTCGACATTCGGATGCCGCGTCTCACCGGGTTGGAACTCTTGAAAACCCTCCAGCACCCGCCGCCCGTCATCCTCACGACGGCCTACCGCGACTACGCCGTGGAAAGTTACGACTACGACGTGCTCGATTATTTGGTGAAACCCATCCAGTTCGACCGTTTCCTGAAAGCCATCGGCAAATATTACCAACGCCAAACGGCACAAACGCCTGTGACGCAACAAATTCCCGACACCTTCGAGCAAGCCTACCTCTTTTTCCGCGTGGACAGGGAGCAGCAAAAAGTCTGGCTCAAAGACATTCTTTACATCGAAGGCTTGGGCGATTACGTCAAAATTTTCACCGCCAGCGGGCCGATTGTGACCTACGAGCGCCTCTCTTATTTGGAAGAAAAACTGCCAGAGGAGCATTTCCTGCGCGTCCACAAATCCTACATCATCTGCATGGACAAGGTGCAGTCCTTCTCCGGCTCGGCGGTGAAGGTTTTGGGTAAGCAGATTCCTGTCGGGCGGATGTATAAAGACAGGTTGGAGCGTTTTGGGCGATGA
- a CDS encoding VCBS repeat-containing protein codes for MKSEVLLVCSIVLLCGISCKPRPLAFAQTGEVLSKIHCASCHAYPEPSLLDKTSWERYVLPRMGQMLGVLPLETGAGSFIEPEAKDLAFQNPLVFRKESPLSAAEWEAIRDFYVQNAPASRVMPLPVLDMELNQFEVVFPNYFLSPPSVTMVKMADGRLYVGDANSKRLYEFDMALRLQKSALVGEGAIGYHRLPHGEVVGTMGSFSPTDLPAGQLLFFPSARGELPKVLIDSLKRPVHIEVADLDGDGRLDFVVSEFAKWTGSLCWWQNEGTGHFTRHLLRDMPGAIRTAVHDFDADGLPDIVALFGQGDEGIFIYYNRGNGHFDEQRVLRFPASYGSSHFALFDYDGDPHPDIVYTCGDNADFPSVYKPYHGIRIFQNNGRNQFKEVFFYPMPGAYGAIPHDFDMDGDLDIAAISFFPDFQTAPAQAFVFLENNGNNDFRAHTFPAVNKGRWLVMDAGDLDGDGDWDIVLGALTMQTIPETGLVAQWVRDGIPFVLLRNKAR; via the coding sequence ATGAAATCGGAAGTTCTGTTGGTATGCAGCATCGTGTTGCTCTGTGGCATATCTTGCAAGCCACGCCCCCTCGCTTTTGCTCAAACTGGTGAGGTGCTTTCAAAAATTCATTGTGCCAGCTGTCATGCCTATCCTGAGCCTTCGTTGCTGGACAAGACAAGTTGGGAACGCTATGTCTTGCCGCGCATGGGGCAAATGCTCGGCGTGTTGCCGTTGGAGACGGGCGCGGGCAGTTTCATCGAGCCGGAGGCAAAGGACTTGGCTTTTCAAAATCCCTTAGTTTTTCGCAAAGAGTCCCCGTTGTCAGCTGCCGAATGGGAGGCTATCCGCGACTTCTATGTGCAGAACGCGCCAGCGAGCAGGGTGATGCCCTTGCCCGTGCTCGACATGGAGTTGAACCAGTTCGAGGTGGTGTTTCCCAATTATTTTCTCTCTCCCCCAAGCGTCACGATGGTCAAAATGGCGGACGGGCGATTGTATGTGGGAGATGCCAATTCCAAGCGGTTGTATGAGTTCGATATGGCGCTCCGATTGCAAAAATCAGCGTTGGTGGGGGAGGGCGCGATTGGATATCACCGGCTGCCACACGGCGAGGTCGTCGGCACGATGGGGTCTTTTTCACCTACCGACTTGCCAGCTGGCCAGCTGTTGTTCTTTCCGTCGGCGCGGGGCGAATTGCCGAAAGTCCTGATAGACAGTCTGAAACGCCCCGTGCATATCGAAGTGGCTGATTTGGATGGCGACGGGCGGCTCGACTTTGTGGTGTCGGAGTTTGCCAAATGGACAGGTTCGCTTTGCTGGTGGCAAAATGAAGGAACGGGGCATTTCACCCGGCATCTGCTGCGCGATATGCCTGGTGCCATACGAACCGCAGTGCATGACTTCGATGCCGATGGGCTTCCCGACATCGTGGCGCTCTTTGGGCAGGGCGACGAAGGCATATTCATCTATTACAATCGTGGCAATGGGCACTTCGATGAACAGCGAGTGCTTCGATTCCCGGCGAGTTACGGCTCCAGCCATTTCGCCCTTTTCGACTATGACGGCGACCCACATCCCGACATTGTTTACACATGTGGCGACAATGCGGACTTCCCTTCGGTTTACAAACCATATCACGGTATCCGTATTTTCCAAAACAATGGTCGAAATCAGTTTAAGGAAGTCTTTTTCTATCCAATGCCCGGCGCCTATGGAGCCATCCCGCACGATTTTGACATGGATGGCGATTTGGACATCGCGGCTATATCCTTTTTCCCCGATTTTCAAACAGCACCAGCGCAAGCTTTTGTCTTCTTGGAAAACAATGGCAACAACGATTTTAGAGCACACACCTTTCCAGCCGTGAACAAAGGCCGATGGCTTGTGATGGATGCTGGCGACCTTGATGGCGATGGCGACTGGGACATTGTGCTGGGGGCGCTGACGATGCAAACCATCCCAGAAACAGGGCTGGTGGCTCAATGGGTACGAGACGGCATCCCATTCGTGCTATTGCGCAACAAAGCCCGTTGA
- a CDS encoding DUF839 domain-containing protein — MKKTNYLMLAALFFCAASVNAQKLFDNEIQIPAGYQPTEVVLPPSPLTTQILFIGGTDLVQTTPTYGNPAGQQVAKEWHDFIGFTPDNTGQSLGWVTVNHEMIFSDDKLGDGGGMTVFRVKRAADGSLEIVDQTLADGRSGKFFNVDFANTVGETGMNCGGISSQVDGRIWTAEEWFRSNNASIATGVRDTTDFTVNSDIPGWNGVKLKKFQNFNWMVEIDPREAKAIRKQYNWGRQPFEGGVIEPSNRLVYLGPDDTPGFLGMFVSNTPGDFNKGTLFVYKHDKPGYNWVPIWEDGSMLEHKKFATEKGATMFNRIEWVTMDKLNNVYFTETGLDKPGNAWSDENALGAVYDPYHVQRAQALGFASPGDPNYPDYYGRIWKYDPVKDTCTVYLEGGPALSSSPSEADYPEVHLSNPDGLTIVNIGDKQYLLIQEDLNGSSFGRMPSGAPLIICEAFLLDLSIQNPTLSDLIRLTATPVGAEITGAIQTPDGKSILVNSQHPNTNNPFPFNHSLTYAIHGLDKINPNDLKNERVFDRVAPASEANADAFAVYPNPTARMVYMNQVTDVAIFDSNGKRVMVRRNTSEVDVSALTAGVYYIQNAQGSILKLVIQ, encoded by the coding sequence ATGAAAAAGACAAACTACCTGATGTTGGCGGCGCTGTTCTTTTGCGCAGCAAGCGTCAACGCACAAAAATTGTTTGACAACGAAATCCAAATCCCCGCAGGCTACCAGCCCACGGAAGTGGTGCTGCCGCCTTCGCCTTTGACCACGCAAATCCTTTTCATCGGTGGCACCGATTTGGTGCAAACGACACCGACTTACGGCAATCCCGCAGGCCAGCAAGTGGCAAAGGAATGGCACGACTTCATCGGCTTCACGCCCGACAACACTGGCCAAAGTCTTGGCTGGGTCACGGTGAATCACGAGATGATTTTCTCTGACGACAAACTCGGCGACGGCGGCGGCATGACCGTCTTCCGCGTGAAACGCGCCGCTGACGGTTCTTTGGAAATCGTTGACCAGACGTTGGCCGACGGTCGCTCCGGCAAATTCTTCAACGTTGATTTTGCCAATACCGTAGGCGAGACGGGCATGAACTGCGGCGGTATTTCCTCGCAAGTAGATGGCCGTATCTGGACTGCCGAGGAGTGGTTCCGCTCCAACAACGCCAGCATCGCTACTGGTGTGCGCGACACTACTGATTTCACGGTGAACTCCGACATCCCCGGCTGGAATGGCGTCAAACTCAAAAAGTTTCAGAACTTCAACTGGATGGTCGAGATTGACCCACGCGAAGCAAAGGCTATTCGCAAACAGTACAACTGGGGCCGTCAGCCCTTCGAGGGCGGCGTGATTGAGCCAAGCAACCGTTTGGTTTATCTTGGTCCCGACGACACGCCCGGCTTCTTGGGTATGTTCGTGTCCAATACGCCCGGCGATTTCAACAAAGGCACTTTGTTTGTGTACAAGCACGACAAGCCCGGCTACAACTGGGTACCCATCTGGGAAGATGGCTCCATGCTGGAGCACAAAAAATTTGCGACCGAAAAAGGAGCTACCATGTTCAACCGTATCGAGTGGGTGACAATGGACAAGCTCAACAACGTTTATTTCACAGAGACTGGCTTGGACAAACCGGGCAACGCTTGGTCCGACGAGAATGCTCTGGGAGCCGTGTACGACCCTTACCATGTGCAGCGCGCGCAGGCGCTTGGATTCGCCTCGCCCGGCGACCCGAACTACCCCGATTACTACGGTCGCATCTGGAAGTACGACCCTGTAAAGGATACTTGCACGGTTTATCTGGAAGGGGGGCCTGCGCTTTCGTCCAGCCCAAGCGAGGCGGACTATCCCGAGGTGCATCTCTCCAACCCGGATGGCTTGACCATCGTGAATATCGGAGACAAGCAGTATCTGCTTATTCAGGAAGACTTGAACGGCTCTTCTTTTGGCCGGATGCCTTCTGGCGCGCCTCTGATTATTTGCGAAGCTTTCCTGCTGGATTTGAGCATCCAGAACCCTACGCTCAGCGATTTGATTCGCTTGACTGCCACACCTGTAGGTGCAGAAATAACTGGTGCTATACAGACCCCCGATGGCAAATCTATCCTCGTCAACTCGCAGCACCCTAACACGAACAACCCGTTCCCTTTCAATCATTCGCTCACCTATGCCATTCACGGTCTCGACAAAATCAATCCGAACGATTTGAAAAACGAGCGTGTGTTCGACCGCGTGGCACCCGCTTCTGAGGCCAACGCCGATGCTTTTGCCGTGTATCCGAACCCGACGGCTCGCATGGTTTACATGAATCAGGTGACCGATGTGGCCATTTTTGATTCCAATGGCAAGCGCGTGATGGTGCGCCGCAACACCAGCGAAGTGGATGTGTCGGCGCTCACAGCAGGTGTCTATTACATCCAGAATGCTCAGGGTAGCATCCTCAAACTGGTCATACAGTAA
- a CDS encoding zf-TFIIB domain-containing protein encodes MGKCPKCNTALTVSQRHGTLAEYCPQCRRLWVFHGKLDPEHGSYSSDAVANTQHGSKNMEKPRTAAHHKYSPLRGLFDFLRTFMTR; translated from the coding sequence ATGGGTAAATGTCCTAAATGCAATACTGCTCTAACGGTGTCCCAAAGGCACGGGACACTGGCCGAATACTGTCCTCAGTGTCGCCGCTTGTGGGTATTTCACGGCAAGCTTGACCCTGAGCACGGTTCATACAGCAGCGACGCGGTAGCCAATACGCAACACGGCAGCAAAAACATGGAGAAACCACGAACTGCCGCTCATCATAAATACTCGCCGTTGAGAGGACTATTCGATTTTCTAAGAACTTTTATGACACGCTGA
- a CDS encoding DUF2490 domain-containing protein: protein MTVRIFLPTILLAIFSASLFAQNTRLNDRNNIGWWATFGTFKFSEKWGLHAEYQWRRENFVTDWQQSLLRLGANYQVNPKIQLRLGYAWIETYPYGDYPINALGRDFTEHRIFQMLTLTDKPGRLDFVHRFMLEQRWIGRYTSPEVTREDEYFFVNRLRYMFRMQYPLKGNTLDDGEFYAAAYDEIFIGFGKNVNENVFDQNRIGLLFGYRFGPKLRIEGGYFNQILQLPREITLPGESNGRNVFQRNSGFIVNAYLNLN from the coding sequence ATGACTGTACGCATTTTTCTTCCGACGATTTTACTCGCAATATTTTCCGCCAGCCTTTTTGCCCAAAACACCCGCCTCAATGACCGCAACAACATCGGTTGGTGGGCTACTTTCGGGACATTCAAATTCTCTGAAAAATGGGGGCTTCACGCAGAGTATCAGTGGAGACGCGAAAACTTTGTGACCGACTGGCAGCAAAGCCTACTGCGTCTCGGAGCCAACTACCAGGTAAATCCCAAAATTCAACTTCGCCTTGGCTACGCCTGGATTGAAACATATCCATACGGAGATTATCCCATCAACGCGCTGGGGCGGGATTTTACGGAGCACCGCATTTTTCAAATGCTGACACTGACTGATAAACCGGGCCGTCTGGATTTCGTGCACCGCTTCATGCTGGAGCAACGCTGGATAGGCCGCTACACCAGCCCCGAAGTCACCCGCGAAGACGAATATTTCTTTGTCAACCGCCTGCGATATATGTTCAGGATGCAGTATCCGCTGAAAGGCAACACGTTGGACGACGGCGAGTTTTACGCGGCGGCTTACGACGAGATTTTCATCGGTTTCGGGAAAAACGTGAATGAAAATGTGTTTGACCAAAATCGCATTGGACTGCTTTTCGGCTATCGTTTTGGGCCAAAACTTAGAATTGAAGGCGGCTATTTCAATCAAATTCTTCAATTGCCACGCGAGATAACATTGCCGGGCGAATCGAACGGGCGCAACGTATTTCAGCGCAATTCAGGATTTATCGTCAACGCCTATTTGAATTTAAATTGA
- a CDS encoding carbonic anhydrase: MILRHSFTVAAIFIALLAVSSCQNTEQKPAKNTPAATEAYNAPTAVVLPPYPKTPDEAIARLKEGNARFVNDQSAHPNRDDTRKIIQAQQQTPFASIMSCSDSRVPSEIVFDQGLGDLFIVRTAGQAPAVASYGSLEFSVAVLGVKVIVVMGHEKCGAVKGAIGTDKLPGHIEDLVNIIRPGVKDFIGKPDKLEEASRANVLAEVEALKKLNPILSQYVQEGKIKIIPAYYRLETGQVEFL; this comes from the coding sequence ATGATTTTAAGACATTCGTTCACTGTTGCCGCGATTTTTATCGCTTTGCTGGCTGTTTCATCCTGTCAAAACACGGAGCAGAAACCCGCCAAAAACACCCCTGCTGCCACTGAGGCCTATAATGCTCCCACCGCTGTAGTCCTGCCACCTTACCCAAAAACGCCCGACGAGGCCATCGCACGCTTGAAAGAAGGTAACGCCCGCTTCGTCAATGACCAGTCTGCACATCCAAATCGTGATGATACGCGCAAAATCATACAGGCCCAGCAGCAAACGCCCTTTGCAAGCATTATGAGTTGCAGCGACAGCCGGGTGCCATCCGAAATCGTTTTCGACCAAGGCTTGGGTGATTTGTTCATCGTGCGTACAGCCGGGCAGGCTCCTGCTGTTGCTTCATACGGCTCACTCGAATTTTCGGTGGCTGTGCTTGGTGTGAAAGTGATTGTCGTGATGGGTCACGAGAAGTGCGGTGCAGTAAAAGGCGCTATTGGCACAGACAAACTTCCCGGCCACATCGAGGATTTGGTAAACATTATCCGGCCAGGCGTGAAAGACTTCATCGGCAAGCCCGATAAACTGGAAGAAGCGAGTAGAGCCAATGTGCTGGCCGAGGTAGAAGCGCTGAAAAAGCTGAACCCCATCTTGTCGCAGTATGTGCAGGAAGGGAAAATAAAAATCATACCAGCGTACTACCGTCTCGAAACAGGCCAAGTCGAGTTTCTATAA
- a CDS encoding HAMP domain-containing histidine kinase yields MKSLRLTIRQRLTFVITGSSLLILSLVGYFIYRYSVRFCEREFRGRIEERLALADSVIGRDRLHPFNMIGKIPPGYLPEEEIHYYTDPRQMTAPNGNDILSKLIDTTQFHNCKICFTHIGQRDYGILHDSVSHHTLVISAIDRYGYTKIANLRTNIITGILLGSFLLGLISWFWIKNMLQPITDKIKKARAIGTKSLNLRLNVKNNYDELGQLALTFNAMLDRIEQGFHAQQQFIRNASHEMRTPLTAISAEAELALQQNRDGESYRQSLENIGQRARDLNHLVSQLLTMAKIEANIPLPNEQTCPADEILLSAVKTLQTSHPDAAQQIRLHIEADEADELQVWCDPALLQTTFFNLLDNAVKYGEKRPIRVRLFLQGKNVCLEVADEGQGIAPEEVELLFEPFYRSKTARHLQGSGVGLSLVKSIADKYAGGVYMDSQWGKGTMVRFFMPKFIPGT; encoded by the coding sequence ATGAAATCGCTGCGATTGACAATTCGCCAACGGCTCACGTTCGTCATCACTGGCTCTTCGCTGTTGATTTTATCCCTCGTGGGCTATTTCATCTACCGCTACTCGGTGCGATTTTGCGAACGGGAATTCCGAGGACGAATCGAAGAGCGGCTGGCGCTGGCCGACTCTGTCATTGGCCGCGACCGCCTGCACCCCTTCAACATGATTGGCAAGATACCGCCCGGCTATTTGCCCGAAGAGGAGATTCACTACTACACCGACCCACGCCAAATGACAGCACCTAACGGCAACGATATTTTGTCGAAACTTATCGACACGACGCAATTTCACAACTGTAAAATCTGCTTCACGCATATCGGCCAGCGCGACTACGGCATCCTGCACGACTCGGTGAGCCATCACACGCTGGTCATCTCGGCCATTGACCGCTACGGCTATACCAAAATTGCCAACCTGCGCACTAACATCATCACAGGCATCCTGCTGGGGTCCTTCTTGTTGGGGCTTATCAGTTGGTTTTGGATAAAAAACATGCTGCAACCCATCACCGACAAGATTAAAAAAGCCCGCGCTATCGGCACCAAAAGTCTCAATCTGCGCCTCAACGTCAAAAACAACTACGACGAGCTCGGCCAACTGGCACTGACCTTCAACGCCATGCTCGACCGCATCGAACAAGGTTTCCACGCGCAGCAGCAGTTTATCCGCAACGCCTCCCACGAAATGCGCACACCGCTCACGGCCATCAGCGCCGAAGCCGAACTTGCCTTGCAACAAAATCGCGACGGCGAGTCTTACCGGCAATCGCTTGAAAACATCGGCCAGCGCGCCAGAGACCTCAATCACCTCGTGTCGCAACTGCTCACCATGGCAAAAATCGAAGCCAACATCCCCTTGCCCAACGAGCAAACCTGCCCTGCCGACGAAATCCTCCTTTCAGCAGTCAAAACTTTGCAAACGAGCCACCCTGACGCGGCGCAACAAATTCGGCTGCACATCGAAGCCGACGAAGCCGACGAACTTCAAGTGTGGTGCGACCCCGCTCTTTTGCAAACAACCTTCTTCAATCTGCTCGACAATGCAGTAAAATACGGCGAAAAACGCCCCATACGAGTACGACTTTTTTTGCAAGGGAAAAATGTATGCCTCGAAGTAGCCGACGAAGGGCAAGGCATTGCGCCGGAAGAAGTAGAACTCTTGTTCGAGCCATTTTACCGCAGCAAAACCGCCCGGCATTTGCAAGGCAGCGGGGTCGGGCTGTCGCTAGTGAAAAGCATCGCCGATAAATATGCCGGCGGCGTGTACATGGATTCGCAATGGGGAAAAGGGACGATGGTGCGGTTTTTTATGCCGAAATTTATCCCGGGTACTTAG
- a CDS encoding response regulator transcription factor codes for MKHKILIIEDESHIASLLHRAFQEADYDAYIALDGKMGATLFDRLRPHLVVTDLVMPEMDGHELCRHIRASKSTVPILMLTAIGGTDDVVRGLDSGADDYLVKPFRLPELLARVRALLRRAAQAESDRVSKMADLTLDHETKEVRRNGELLKLTATEFRLLEFLLRNKGRLKTRMEILEEVWGVHFDPNTNVVDVYINYLRNKVDKPFEKKLIHTQVGLGFILKE; via the coding sequence ATGAAGCACAAGATACTCATCATAGAAGACGAAAGCCATATCGCCTCTCTCCTTCACCGGGCTTTTCAAGAGGCGGATTATGATGCCTACATCGCATTGGACGGCAAGATGGGAGCGACCCTGTTCGACCGCCTGCGCCCGCACTTGGTCGTCACCGACCTCGTGATGCCGGAGATGGACGGGCACGAGTTGTGCCGCCATATCCGCGCTTCCAAAAGTACTGTCCCGATACTGATGCTGACGGCTATCGGCGGCACGGACGATGTAGTCCGTGGGCTTGACTCCGGGGCTGACGATTATCTTGTGAAGCCTTTTCGTCTGCCCGAGCTGCTGGCCCGGGTAAGGGCTTTATTGCGCCGTGCCGCGCAAGCTGAATCGGACCGCGTGAGCAAAATGGCCGACTTGACACTCGACCACGAGACGAAAGAGGTGCGGCGCAATGGCGAGCTCCTCAAACTCACGGCCACCGAGTTTCGCTTGCTCGAATTCCTCCTGCGCAACAAAGGCCGTCTGAAAACCCGTATGGAAATCCTGGAAGAAGTGTGGGGGGTGCATTTCGACCCCAATACCAACGTCGTGGATGTGTACATCAACTATTTGCGCAACAAGGTGGACAAGCCCTTTGAAAAAAAACTCATCCATACCCAAGTCGGTTTGGGTTTCATTTTAAAAGAATAG
- a CDS encoding T9SS type A sorting domain-containing protein: MKNYFFLPVLFLLAVSQSFAQKTLAPSLKPYADNWSHNVKRMLNHAGFDLQAAAVNKISSRGDLQLDSTKTFYAYNLPAPGDSTPLFRTIYQYPTAIEAIETNYQFEGNVWQPINRTTITRDAQQRIVLVTGEGYDWDSQSFVPDSRLESYPHGNSQDLLDSFFVYAWNTDLKDWELLLSTQNVFDDNDRLMEQYSIFDLSGTVLEFKDVYLYNDNGDNHVIETYALFDGFEFNTGRTEIQYFDHQPIEVTVFVTDGVEFFPQSRRNYAYTLFGAVRLELGFEWNVEKEDWRMIERTEYGYDNQQRVASKETTFINQDAPNERELQTFGYVQDDYLLVEYLLFWDDNLFDWMLDSKKFYYYAGLVSVRPTPRPALALQIAPNPTTDAVRLNLQEETTVQVFNTAGNLVQSRLIQPGQSLNLVELPAGIYQVTAQQGADSYSGKIVKQ, from the coding sequence ATGAAAAACTACTTTTTCCTACCTGTTCTTTTCCTCTTGGCCGTCAGCCAATCCTTTGCCCAAAAAACGCTCGCCCCAAGCCTCAAGCCTTATGCAGACAATTGGTCGCACAACGTGAAGCGGATGCTCAACCACGCCGGCTTCGACCTTCAGGCTGCCGCCGTCAACAAAATCTCTTCGCGCGGCGACCTCCAGTTGGACTCCACCAAAACCTTTTATGCCTACAACCTGCCCGCGCCGGGCGACAGCACCCCGTTGTTCCGCACCATTTACCAATACCCTACGGCCATCGAAGCCATCGAAACCAACTACCAATTTGAGGGCAACGTCTGGCAGCCTATCAACCGCACCACCATCACGCGCGACGCTCAACAGCGTATCGTGTTGGTCACTGGCGAAGGCTATGACTGGGACAGCCAAAGCTTTGTGCCCGATTCGCGGCTCGAAAGCTACCCCCACGGCAATTCGCAAGACCTGCTCGACTCGTTTTTCGTGTACGCATGGAACACAGACTTGAAAGACTGGGAGCTCTTGCTGTCCACTCAAAACGTGTTTGACGACAACGACCGCCTGATGGAGCAGTACTCCATCTTCGACCTGTCCGGCACGGTGCTGGAGTTCAAAGACGTGTATCTCTACAATGATAACGGCGACAATCACGTCATCGAGACTTATGCGCTGTTCGATGGTTTTGAATTCAACACGGGTCGCACCGAAATCCAATACTTTGACCACCAGCCTATCGAAGTGACGGTGTTTGTGACCGATGGGGTTGAGTTTTTCCCACAAAGTCGCAGAAACTACGCCTACACACTCTTCGGCGCGGTTCGGCTGGAATTGGGTTTTGAATGGAACGTGGAAAAAGAAGACTGGCGAATGATTGAGCGGACGGAGTACGGCTACGACAATCAGCAGCGCGTTGCCAGCAAGGAAACCACATTCATCAACCAAGATGCTCCCAACGAGCGCGAGCTCCAAACTTTCGGCTACGTTCAGGACGATTATCTCTTAGTCGAATACCTTCTCTTCTGGGACGACAACCTGTTCGACTGGATGTTGGACAGCAAAAAGTTTTACTACTACGCCGGCCTCGTGTCCGTGCGGCCCACCCCGCGCCCAGCACTGGCGCTGCAAATCGCTCCGAACCCGACCACCGACGCGGTGCGCCTCAATCTCCAAGAAGAAACCACTGTGCAAGTGTTCAATACGGCTGGCAACCTCGTGCAGTCGCGCCTGATACAGCCCGGCCAATCGCTCAATCTGGTGGAGTTGCCCGCAGGCATCTATCAAGTCACTGCCCAGCAAGGCGCTGATTCTTACAGTGGAAAAATAGTGAAGCAGTAG